The following is a genomic window from Mycolicibacterium sp. TY81.
TCCTGTAACTCCACGCTGAGTACTGCTTCCTATACCCAGATCTAACACCTGAGTATGGCAAGAGCAACCCAGCGGTAGAGTGATTCGCATGACAGCGCTACAGGGTGTGCTCGCCGAACGCGACAAGTGGTCGGCGGTCGGCCAGTGCGCCATCGAGAAGACCATGTCGCTGGTCGGCACCAAATCCGCCATGCTGCTCATGCGTGAGGCCTACTACGGCACAACGCGTTTCGACGACTTCGCCAAGCGGGTCGGCATCACCAAGGCGGCCACCTCGGCGCGGCTCGCCGAACTGGTGGCGGCCGGCCTGCTGACCAAACGGCCGTACCAGGAGCCGGGTCAGCGCAGCCGCGACGAATACGTGCTGACACAGGCCGGCACCGACTTCATGCCGGTGGTGTGGGCCATGTTCGAGTGGGGCCGCAAACACCTGGGCGACACCGGCCTGCGGCTGACGCACCTGGGCTGCGGCGCCGATGCCACCGTCGAGATCCGGTGTGCGGACGGACACGAGGTCCCGCCCGAGGAACTCGGGATGAAGCTGGCACGCCGCCGCGGTCGGTAATCTTCGGCCGTGCTGCATCTACGCGTGATCACCCCGCCGGAACTCGCCGATTCGGTGCTCGAGCTCTACCGGCACCACGGCGGCATCGCCAACGTGGTGGCCCACCCGGGCGCGGCGATCGATCCGCGCGGTGACGTCATCACCGCCGACATCGCCCGTGACGCCGCCGACGGGCTGATCAGCGGGCTGCGAGCGCTCGGCATCGATCAGGACGGCGCCATCACGATGGAGGTGCTCGACACCGTGCTGTCGACGGCCGCCTACCGCGCCGAGGACGAGATCGACGGCGACGGCGAAGACGCGGTGGTCTGGGACGAGCTGGTGCTGCGCACCCGCGAGCAGAGCAGCCTCGGCATCTCCTACATGGCGTTCCTGTGCATCGCGTGTCTGCTGGCCGCGGTCGGCGTGCTGACCGATTCGGCGATCACCGTCGTCGGCGCGATGGTCGTGGGCCCCGAATTCGGGCCGCTGGCCGCCCTGGCGGTGGCGGTGGTGCGACGCAAGGGCTATCTCGCGAAGCGCGCGGCGCTGGCCCTGCTCATCGGATTCCCGGCGGCGATGCTCGTCACAGCGGTGGCCACGCTCGGCTTCGAGGCGCTGGGCTGGGTGACGTTGCGCAGTATCCACGAGCTGCAGAACGTCGACTTCATCTTCCAGGTCGGGCCGTTCTCGTTCGTGGTGGCGCTGCTGGCCGGTGCGGCCGGGATGCTGTCGCTGGTGACGTCGAAATCGGCTGCGCTGGTTGGGGTCTTCATCTCGGTGACGACGGTCCCCGCGGCCGGGATGTCGGTGGTTGCGGCCACCACGCGCGACTGGGATGTGGCCCTGGCGTCGGCGGGGCAGCTGGCCGTCAACATGGTCGGCATCGTGGCGGCGGGGGTGCTGGTCCTGGCCGGGTACAACCGGGCCCGCCGCCGCTAGTTTTCTCCGCCCTGCGACCTGCCCGTTCTTGTGGTGGGATCGATCGCTATGGCAATCAAGGTGGCGCTGGAGCACCGCACCAGCTACACGTTCGACCGGCTGGTCAAGGTGTACCCGCACGTGGTTCGGTTGCGCCCCGCACCGCACTCGCGGACGCCGATCGAGGCCTATTCGCTGCAGGTCGAGCCCGCCGACCACTTCATCAACTGGCAACAGGACGCCTTCGGTAACTTCGTGGGGCGCTTGGTCTTTCCGAACCGCGCCACCAAGTTGAGCATCACCGTCGGACTGATCGCCGACCTCAAGGTCATCAACCCGTTCGACTTCTTCATCGAGGAATGGGCCGAAACCGTCCCGTTCGCCTACCCGGACAACCTGCTCGACGACCTCAAGCCCTACCTTCGCCCCGTCGACGACGCCGACGATCTGACGGCGGCCTGGGTCCGGAACTTCGACGTGGTGCCCGGCACCGGCACCATCGACTTCCTGGTGTCGCTGAACCGGGCGGTCAATGCCGACGTCGGCTACAGCGTTCGCCTCGAACCCGGTGTCCAGACACCGGATCACACCCTGCGCACCGGCATCGGCTCGTGCCGGGACTCCGCCTGGCTGCTGGTCGCCATCCTGCGAAAGATGGGCTTCGCCGCCCGCTTCGTGTCCGGCTACCTGGTGCAACTGGCCGCCGACATCGAGGCGCTCGACGGACCGTCGGGCCCCGCCGCCGACTTCACCGACCTGCACGCCTGGGCCGAGGTGTACATCCCGGGCGCCGGCTGGGTCGGCCTCGACGCGACCTCGGGTCTGCTGGCCGGGGAGGGCCACATCCCGCTGTCGGCGACGCCGCACCCGGAATCGGCCGCCCCGATCACCGGCGCCGTCGAGCCCTGCGAATCCACGCTCGACTTCGTCAACGTGGTGACGCGGGTGCACGAAGACCCGCGCGTCACCCTGCCGTACACCGAACAGGCATGGGAGTCGATCCGGGCCCTCGGCGCCGTCATCGATGAACGGATGGCCGAGCGCGACGTGCGGCTGACCGTCGGCGGCGAACCCACCTTCGTCTCGATCGACAACCAGACCGACGAGGAATGGACCACGGCCGCCGACGGC
Proteins encoded in this region:
- a CDS encoding DUF389 domain-containing protein, with the protein product MLHLRVITPPELADSVLELYRHHGGIANVVAHPGAAIDPRGDVITADIARDAADGLISGLRALGIDQDGAITMEVLDTVLSTAAYRAEDEIDGDGEDAVVWDELVLRTREQSSLGISYMAFLCIACLLAAVGVLTDSAITVVGAMVVGPEFGPLAALAVAVVRRKGYLAKRAALALLIGFPAAMLVTAVATLGFEALGWVTLRSIHELQNVDFIFQVGPFSFVVALLAGAAGMLSLVTSKSAALVGVFISVTTVPAAGMSVVAATTRDWDVALASAGQLAVNMVGIVAAGVLVLAGYNRARRR
- a CDS encoding helix-turn-helix domain-containing protein, with product MTALQGVLAERDKWSAVGQCAIEKTMSLVGTKSAMLLMREAYYGTTRFDDFAKRVGITKAATSARLAELVAAGLLTKRPYQEPGQRSRDEYVLTQAGTDFMPVVWAMFEWGRKHLGDTGLRLTHLGCGADATVEIRCADGHEVPPEELGMKLARRRGR